The sequence TTCCGCCGCTATTGAGTAAGCTATCCATGCCACGTTTTCCCTAATCAGCCCAATCTGAGGCAGTCTGCGTTTCTGCTTGACCAACATGGAAAATGGTTAGCGTTCAGGATGTGGAAAGACGCGCGCTGCGAGACTTCTCTGCGCAACCCAGCAACAAGCAGAACTCCCTATGCGATGTGAACTCCATCTTGAGGATTCCATTCCATGCGGAGGGGGCAgttttcttctgctgctagATATCGCAGAGGGCTAAAATTAGAAATAACCAGTTCACCTCACAGCCCAGCTGGCGAGCACTAGCTCCATCACTAATCGCTGCTAGCAGAGGCACTAGCAGTCCTGCGTACCGAGCCAGCTTTTAGGCGGTGTTTTATCTACCCTGTAGGAAGAGAGCCATTGCGTGAGATGCGTTGCATGGCTCGCTTCTCGACGGCCGGGGTGGTTCGCCAgggcacttttttttttattcttcttcttctttcaaatATCTGGGCATTGGGACTTCGGCCAACAGCCGCCGTGTGGAGAGTCACCGCTCAAATAACGCCTACTCTCGGATGTGGGCTTCCGCGCACAGTCAGAGCTAGAGACTGCACGATCAGCGCTCAGGAACCACAGAAAATGCGCTTGCATGTCCCCAGCTGTTGTCGTAAGCAGGTccagaaaaaacaaaaatcgCCGACTCAGGGTTCACTGTGTTTATTACCACGGTCTGGGGCGGTTTTGACGATCCGGAAGCCACTTTTGCTGCTAGATGTAGCAAGAGATTTGCGGTTTATACTTTGTAGACGGGCTCGTGCCAGGAAAGATTTGGCCACCGTGATGTCGATTGCTCGCGATTGGACTCGAGGTATGACGTTGGTTGCCAAGCAAGCTGCGTGTCCAAACTTGCAAGCCCCTGGTCTACAAGATACAGTACATTGGAGGTAGATATGCAGCTTTCTTTAGCGGGGCATGCAGGCGGTGGTACCTATTGAtgctacaagtatgtacaagtatgaagaaaaaaatacccAATACTGCCGATGTTTGTACACAGGTACCTATATTACAGGATTGGCACAGGATTGGTACAGTAAGTACTAGGAGGTATGTATAGACTATTGCATGGGATGCCAGAGGTTCTGACCCCTGGAGGCCGCAGCGACGGTCCAACAAGACATCCTCCCTGCATCCTTGAAGATTACTCAAAGCGCGTTGGGCTCTCTGCCAAAATAGCACGGAACTGGTTCTTTCCAGTTCGTTAGGGTGCTCCAGTGCACGAATATGGTGCTTACTGGCAATTGTCCTTCAAAGACTCTGCCCGTGCTAGGGTAGCTCCGTGCCTAGAGAGCGCCAGGGGCCAGTATTTATAGCTGCTTGGTGGCTCTCTTCCCGTCTATTTATGGCGCCGAGGTTGGGAGCATTACTAACGGCGCCATCATCACGGCCCTGGACTCGCACAATGCCACAAGCACAGGCACCAAGAGGCCGTTCtcgtgctagcagcagctctcggGTCTCACCAGGCCCCAAGTCCCAAGCCCGAGTCCCCCAGATGCCCCCCAGCCACCCGTTACGCGGGCTTGTGCTGGAGCACGCGCAAATCCTGTGCGCCCCAGGCATGGGTCCGGCCCAGGTGCGCTTTTTTAAGCATCCATCACCATCTGGAGCTGAGCCAGTGGCATTGGCCGCACCGCGCTGGATCGTCTCTGAATCTCGCACTGCCCGCTCCACTCCACCCTCCCTGCCACAGCAGCTCTGGTTACTGCGCCACCCATTCGCCGCATGTCACACAGCCCACTAAAAAAACATGTAAGCAACCCGACGCTGCGTCAAGCCCGCTCCATGCTTTTAAAACCACCTGGTGCCCAACTCGTATATCATGATCCGTTCTTGCTGCTTATTCCCATCTCACTCTCCATCGTTTCATTCCATCTTGTTTGTGCGAGCGCATTGACTCGACTTTCGTTTTTGCTCCGGTCGACTTTTGCCAATCAAGATCGACCAAACCCCTCGTTTCTACACCAGAGCCGCTCTCTGTGCCTGACAGGATACCCCACCGATAAACAGAACAGATAAACAAACCAGCAAGAAAGACAGCAATGGGTGTCGGTCGATTCTTCTGCGTGGCTCTGCCACTCATCCTCACCATTGCCTCGCTCGGCACACTGCTCTACGCAGTCCTCGCCGGCGTGGCCCACGAGAATGTCAGACTCCTGCAGGTCGACCTCAGCGAGTTGAGCATCAGCCCGCTGAGCGTAAGCGACCTCGCCAAGCGCGCCGACTTCAGCATGAAGGAAACCAAGGTTGGCAACATCACCGCAGAGGATCTTGGCCTTCACAAGTACTACGACGTGACGCTCTGGGGATCTTGCTCCTCCGACGACAACAAGAAGTTCACCTGCACCAAGTCTCAGTTCGATTGGGCCTCCAAGCAGATCAACACCACCGATATCAAGGACGGCGGCGCCACCATCAAGCTGCCCAAGGATATCAAGGACGCCGTCTCGGCCTTCCAGAAGCTCATCAAGTGGTCTGAGATTGCCTTCATCGTCGCTCTCATCGCTCTCGGCTTTGAGCTGCTCATTGGCATCTTCTCAAACTTCTCCCGTGCCGTTTCGTGCCTGACGTGGTGTGAATCTgccttcaccaccaccatcatcatccttgccGACTCTCTCGCCACTGCCACCGTTGCCGTTATTGCTGGTGTTGTTGATGGCTCCAAGACCCTCTACGGCGCCAAGGTCCACATCGACGGCCGCTTCCTGGCCATTATCTGGATCAGTGCCGCCTTCAGCATCGGTGCCAGTCTCTTCTGGATCTTcaccatctgctgctgcgcccCCGAGAAgcgccagaagaagaaccacCACTCCGAcggcgagaagctgctcccTACCGGCGGATTTGGATCTCGCGGATATGCTCCTCTCGGCGAGCAGACCGGCTACACCTCTGGTGCTCCCCGCTTCAACTCCGGCTCTGGCCGATCTGACCTTGCTTACGAGCCTTACTCTCACCGAGCCTAAATGGATTTCGAATAGACATCGACTCGAAGTGGTAATTAAAacgataaaaaaaaggaccacTGCGTCCTTTTGTGGTGGGGTGTGATCTCTTTCTTCAAAAGCTCTTCAGACTATCTGAATATGAGAACAAAGAACGCAAGGGAATGGATGCTTAGTGCTTGCTGCgatgtgttttttttttaaacattCCTTTGCATGGCGTTTGGTATATTTCAAGTACAGGATGGCTACGGGCGGTGGCACCAGCCGTTGGTGATTGGATACCCAAGATGGCGGGGAACAATCTGTATATAGAGTATAGCGGATACATTTCAATGACTGAACGACAAGAAAAttttcaaaaagaaaaagacttCTTGGTGCCAATGATGTGTTCAAAATTTTCGTAACAAAGTGTGCCATGATGTGTGTTGTGGCTGTAAATAAAAGCGTTGAATAGGTGCTAGTGAGTTGGTGGCCTTACTCGGTAATCGCAGTCAGTAGATGCACGCAGAAATTTTTTTGACGCCAAATATTTCACCGCGCAACTCAACGACACAACATCGACAGCATTGAGTCATTATTGAATGTCTGCATAGCATAAGGTACATATCTTACTGAGCCTGTGGCTCACATAGCGTAAAAGCCGCGCCTACTCTACAACTCTGCCGACATCATGGTTCGTCTCTGCATAAAATTCTAAACTGCCCCTCCAGCATTCAAACATGAAAGCTCGCCCCATCACAACTGCCCCTCACGACCTTTGAACATATGTTGTTATTCCAAGAGCATAGCTAATCGACTGTATACAAGACTGCAAGCCAAATCAGATTCAGGCGAGACCTCTCCCAGGACCCCGTTACGGCTCTAGCTTTACACCGCGCGCCTTCTGGGAGGCTCTTTGTCTTCGCTGGCGAAGACTCTGACCTTGTTGTCTACGAGGCGAAAAATGGGCGCCACAAAGGCCGCTTCGTCTCTCGCGTAAGCGTATTCATAGATCAGCCTATCCATGGGATTTCCGTGAGGCATGGCCAAGTTCTTGCATGGGGTTTCTGCCACATAGCCATCCTTGCTGTTGAAAGCCTCACTCGGGAGGATGACGGCGATGGTTCTGTGAATGGTCGGCCCCCTGCGATAGCCAGGGCGACGGCTCCTGATTGGATATACCATGGTGCATTCTCAGAAGCCGGTCCTTCTGTTGCGGTACTAGCCACGGCTCACAACGAGGTTATTCCCTTAAAGTATTCGCCCAGTACAGGAGAGATCACCCTCGGCGCCGTCATTGCACCCTCAAGACCGATGCTCTATTCCGCTCATCTTAGTTGGATATCAGACGACACCATACTGGTTGCCGGAGGAACTGTCTTCGGCCACGTTGTCGTATGGAAATGTCACCTGCTAGAAGGCGGCAGGTGGTCAACCGAAACGCTATTCAACTTTGAAGGTCATGAGGGATCTATTTTCGGCATGGACATCTGTACAATTACACTATCCGACGGGAGCTCGGTACAGATGGTTGCCAGCTGCAGCGACGACAGGACGATTCGCATTTGGGATATCAcggagagaaaagacaaagccCGATCTCAACCCCTCCAGCCCAACCAGGTCATCAATACGGGCTTTGGAGGCAACGATATTGAGCGTGGCGACAGTGTTTCAGATTCCAGCGAGGAGGGTACTCCCATTGCAGCTGTAATGGGACACGCATCGCGCATATGGGGAGTCAGGTTTGGCCCCGAGTGCGGAGAAAATGCCTTATCCGTCTATTCCTTTGGCGAAGATGCAACGACGCAGAGATGGCGTCTCCAAATTGACTGCGATGCGTCGGCTGGAGAGCCCAATCCTAGCTCAAAATCGTTAACCGGAAAAATGTCCCACAGCAAGACATTTTCCCTGCATAATGGGAAGCACCTTTGGTCAAGGGCCATGCTAGCCGAAGACAAGGCTGTACTCATTGCCACCGGTGGCACTGATAGCCAAATCTGTCTCATTGAAGAGCCTGCCCTGATTGATGAACGGTCAAACAGTGTCGGCGGTTCAATAGTTTTGGATGCCAGCGACATTCTAAAGGGCCTTGTGTCTTCCAAGGAGATTATTAGTCGCTatgattttctctctcacGACCATATCCTTGTCACTACTAGCTATGGAAAACTTCTCTTAGGACACCTAATAGAATCCCACACCGAACCAAAGTGGGAGCAAATAAATGTTCCTGAGGAGCGACAAGGAGAGGTGAAGCTTTGCTATGTCGTAAAAGCCATTGATCCCACAGCCGCTCTTCTGGGTACAGCGAGCGGAAATATTTACCATTTTAGCCTGTCATCCAAGAGTATCACACACGTTTCCTCCATGCTGGGCAAGATCACCGATATGATCTGTCTCTCGAATAAAAGCAGAGATGGATCGAGGTCCGCTTCGGCAGAGGTTTTAGTCTTCCTCCACGGAAAGGCGGATTCTCATTACTTTTCGATTGACATCTCTACGGGCGGTGTCCGCAGCCAAGCACAGACTGGGGGCCTCGATCCTAGATTTGTCCCTACTGCGGCTGGGAAAGTAGATGATCTGCTCGTCATTGGATCTCGGCATGGATGGCTATCAATTCTTGATCACAAAGACGATGAGACATACAGCCCAATCCTAGATATCGCAACACGAAGCCGCGATACAATCACCGCCATTCTCCCACTACCCCTAAAATCAGGCTCACACCATACCTCCCACTACATCCTTGTCACTAGCCGCGATGGAAAATACAGGATATACGAAATAGATCGGCGGCCAGAATGCGTTCTCCTTCACCTGCGACATGAAACTTCACCACCCTTTGGACCTATGATTGCAGGCGCGTGGTTTACCCAAGACACTGTGCCCGAGCTGGTATTATACGGGTTTAGAAGCAAGGATTTTGTCATTTGGAACGAGACACGACGAGAAGAAGTAGCGACAATCGAATGTGGTGGAGCGCATAGGACGTTCCAGCTGACATGCAGCAAATCGATACCTGGTCGTTATCGTTTCGCGTTTACAAAGACATCAAAGCTCTCCATATCTTCATCAGACCAATTGAGGCACGAGTGGGTCAAGAGTGGAATCCATGGACGAGAAATTCGAAGTCTGAGCTCCAATGGCCGTTATATAGCTACAGGCGCCGAAGACACTTCTATTCGCATATGGGATTATCAACCTGCTGGAGAAGGTGCACAGGCAGATCTACGATGTGTGGCAGCTATGAAGACCCACGTTACAGGCCTCCAAAAGCTTGTCTGGTTAGGAGATGATTATCTCTTCAGCAGCGCTGGTAATGAAGAGTTCTTCGTATGGAGAGTGCGGAACTTGGACTCTGATTACAAAGGCTTGGCAGTCGTCTGCGAAGGCGTCTTTACGGATAAAAGTGCAGATGCCGATCTCCGCATCATGGATTTCGATGTCTGTAAATCCAACAATGGGGACGGTATAATAGTAACGATGGGATTTTCGAATTCGGTGTTAAGGACGTATCGCTACACAAGTGACAGCGGCCGATTCGAACTCCTTATAAAGGGAGCATACACGGGAGCGTGTCTCACGCAGACGCGCCATCTTGGCATACGCAATCAGCTACCAGTACTCTTCACAGCATCCACCGATGGTCACCTTGCCCTATGGCGGACTGAGCCCGACGAAGGGGCCCAGCACAAGTATGTCCTGGAACAGGTCGTGCCATTGCACCAAAACAGCATCAAAAGTCTGGACATGATGAAATCAGGAGAAGGGTACCATGTGTTTACCGGGGGCGACGACAATAGCGTTGGTGTAACATTACTCGGGCAGACCTCGCGCGGCACAGGCAATGCCAGCTGGACTTTTGTCAAGCGAAGCATCGTGCGCAAAGCCCACGCCGCAGCCATTGCAGGCGTCTTGTTAGTCCGTCGCGGCACGGAACTTCTAGGAGTAAGTGTAAGTAACGACCAGCGTGTGAAGCTGTGGAGTATCCCCGGCGGCGAGGATGGAAATATCAAGTTTCTTCGAGGAGGATGCATCGGCGTGGCAGACGCTGGAGATATTGCAGCCGTTGGTGGACCAGAGAGCGATGCAGCAACAGTAGTATTCGCAGGGATAGGGCTCGAAGCCTGGAGCTTGGTGTGAGCCATGGGCTTTAACAAGAGAGCATTGATACCTTGGTAGCTGCCTAACAAAGCTACCTGCTCTGCGCAGCCAGCGCGTAGCTGAGATTTGAGGCTTCGCAGCGGGGCTGTAAAAATATCACCGTTTTTTGCAGAGTCTCCATCGCGTAATCGGTAATACGGCCACTCCGTACGAACTGCACGGTTTCTCGGTTTTTGGAGGGCACCACTTTTATCCCCCAGACATTCGGTGCAACGAATGGCAGGCTTCGGCAAGCACGGCTCCGGGCTCCTCTCCGATCGATGCTGGTTTAggagtgaagaagaaaaagggatgTGTGGCACGAAGCAGGTGGTAGTGCAACGATGGCACATGTGCCCTTTTTGAAGCTATGCCATGCCAAGAGACATACAGTTCAGGGGTCTTAGCATAGGAACAGGAATATAGCGGCAAATATGTCGTCATGAATCGGCCTTTACTCGAATAAGGAGACCAGGGTTGGCTAGCTGGTGGATTCCGAGCATCTGTTAACGCGAGATTGACAAGAGCATGAGCTCCACGCTGACTTGATAAGACATGAGGCCTCTGAAACATCTCTATCTCTCAGCGCAAGGGTCTTTTTAAATTGAGCGAGAAAGAATGAAGGCGTCAGGGATGCTGGGGCGGTTTCGTCTCAGCTGCCAGTCACAATCGGATCAATGGACGCAGCACGCGAAGAATTGTGAGAATATTGGAAacgtttctctcttttttttcggtgGTCCACTATCACGATAGATACGGCAGTCGCGCTTGTAAACCATATCCCCACCGCCTTATAGACATGCCGTATGTATTTTTGGCAGAATTTAttccagaagaaaaaaaaaagttgcatCTACAAATGCTGAAAATCTAAATTCTTTGAACTATTCATCGACATCATTCCTGTAACACAAAGTGCCTGCTGTCTCTCTCCAGGGCGTCGAGTCAAGCGAGGAGGACAGAAACACTCCATGCCGGTGCGCAGCCAGCAAGGGACTGCGGGAACCAAGCAAGGATCCTCCCAAACgccagccaaagaagaagcagagaccTCGTATTCAGAACCCACGCCTGGTAGCGTCTTTGTCTGTCTTGGCGGAATTCTAcaaggcagaagcagaaatagCGAGCCATTGTGGAGGAAATAGAATCTATCAAGAGACGGACGAGGGTGGAGGTGGAACCGGGTTATAAAGGTGCGAAGCCTCTTCCCGCTGTGCACAAAGCGACTGAACAATCATTTTGAGATTTGATACCcgtttatttattttgcttAACCTTTAAAATTTGCCGCTTTCCttctgtttttcttttagctgTGACAACCGTTTGCTTGCATATTGGGTAGCACAAAGGAAGACAACCCACTGTTTGTTCGATGCCGAGGACAAGCTTGTGCTAGATAGCCATCACATGCATAAATAGTCCGCAGAGACTGCTGAGATGCTAATTGACGCAAGGCGCAGCCACTGCTGAGGGATCTGATCTGATATCCGGAAATACATGTACGCGATTATATGCTAGGTATATCTAGTATCCATATATACACTCGCCAAAACCCGCAAGAACAAACCGCGAGGAGTTGGACATCGATCGAGAAGTTCCTGCCGCCATCTCTCCCTAAAGTCCGTCGACGATTCTACCAACCTCCTACTTTTCTCATTGATCTCGACTGTCAAGCAGCGCAAGAAACAACAACGACGCCTTGCAACAGCTGGTGTCTCAAGCTTTGgattttcttccctcttccctctcttcgCTCTTCCTCTCCGTTGGAAGTTCTGGCTTTACCAGCCTCGACCATATATTCTCTGCTGCGAGGAGTCAGGGCTGCGAAAATTTTGATAAGGCGAAACCCCGACCCCATCTCCTGCGATATACATGATGAAATCGGTGCTCTTGTGGATAGTTTCTGCCATCTTGCAAGCGTCGCTTGTTGTTTCAGCGCCAGTTGGTCCCACGGGCCCATGTGCAGATGCAAGACTCTTAAACTCTTGGCCGTCTGAATGCGAGTTGCTGACTTTTTCTAGGCAAAAGTTGATGCCATCCTTCGAGGCGACATGGATCCATCCGAGTGTTGCTCTTACGGCAACTGTAAAGGCGACGTTGTCGTCTCGGTTGGCGAATAAAGACTAGCCTTGGAAAACCTGTGTAATGTTGGGCCTCGCTTGAGAAACGCCTTGGTGACACCATGCACAGATCACACAGTCAAGGCCTAGAGCGTAATGGCAACggattatttttatactataccGTGCTGAAGGAATGGATCAATACACAGGAGTACTGTAATAACAGGGAGAGGAGGCACATATTTTTTGGGGGACAATGGGTATTGGCGTTTTGGGGGGGAATGCGATATTGGCGTACGAAAGGGAAATACACAAAGAAAAACGAATCAAAGAGCATTTGGCAATGGTTTAGGACTGTTACCCAAGATCATGGGTCGTTTAGAACAGGGCCGAGTCTAATACACACATTATTAGCCGGATATCAAGGCTTTACGTGCCTGTGATGTGacgtctcttctctctatTCACATTATGGACGAAACTTACACGTATCCTACGGGCCATTTCGTCCGCGTCGTGGTTGAAAAGATGCTAGCGATCAAAATGGTAAACGTACACGAGTTTGCTCACCGCGGCTGTCAAATTGTGTGTGTGAAGGTACAACAGTATGATACAAAATTGATATGTTCTCGACTGTATAACCAAGTACGTAGCTTGTGCGTATCGCAGTTATTTTCAAACTCGCAAACATGTTTGCAGAAGTTGAGTACAGAAGATGAGAGTTGCACACCGTCCATCCAAATGAAACAAGAGAGGTGGCACCAAAGGCAGAGCTGCATGTGGAAAGCAGGACCatgggaaagaaaaaaaaacaaaaccagGGAAAACAAGCTACAATAG comes from Trichoderma asperellum chromosome 3, complete sequence and encodes:
- a CDS encoding uncharacterized protein (EggNog:ENOG41~TransMembrane:3 (n6-24c29/30o147-168i180-205o225-248i)) produces the protein MGVGRFFCVALPLILTIASLGTLLYAVLAGVAHENVRLLQVDLSELSISPLSVSDLAKRADFSMKETKVGNITAEDLGLHKYYDVTLWGSCSSDDNKKFTCTKSQFDWASKQINTTDIKDGGATIKLPKDIKDAVSAFQKLIKWSEIAFIVALIALGFELLIGIFSNFSRAVSCLTWCESAFTTTIIILADSLATATVAVIAGVVDGSKTLYGAKVHIDGRFLAIIWISAAFSIGASLFWIFTICCCAPEKRQKKNHHSDGEKLLPTGGFGSRGYAPLGEQTGYTSGAPRFNSGSGRSDLAYEPYSHRA
- a CDS encoding uncharacterized protein (EggNog:ENOG41); protein product: MTASQIRFRRDLSQDPVTALALHRAPSGRLFVFAGEDSDLVVYEAKNGRHKGRFVSRVSVFIDQPIHGISVRHGQVLAWGFCHIAILAVESLTREDDGDGSVNGRPPAIARATAPDWIYHGAFSEAGPSVAVLATAHNEVIPLKYSPSTGEITLGAVIAPSRPMLYSAHLSWISDDTILVAGGTVFGHVVVWKCHLLEGGRWSTETLFNFEGHEGSIFGMDICTITLSDGSSVQMVASCSDDRTIRIWDITERKDKARSQPLQPNQVINTGFGGNDIERGDSVSDSSEEGTPIAAVMGHASRIWGVRFGPECGENALSVYSFGEDATTQRWRLQIDCDASAGEPNPSSKSLTGKMSHSKTFSLHNGKHLWSRAMLAEDKAVLIATGGTDSQICLIEEPALIDERSNSVGGSIVLDASDILKGLVSSKEIISRYDFLSHDHILVTTSYGKLLLGHLIESHTEPKWEQINVPEERQGEVKLCYVVKAIDPTAALLGTASGNIYHFSLSSKSITHVSSMLGKITDMICLSNKSRDGSRSASAEVLVFLHGKADSHYFSIDISTGGVRSQAQTGGLDPRFVPTAAGKVDDLLVIGSRHGWLSILDHKDDETYSPILDIATRSRDTITAILPLPLKSGSHHTSHYILVTSRDGKYRIYEIDRRPECVLLHLRHETSPPFGPMIAGAWFTQDTVPELVLYGFRSKDFVIWNETRREEVATIECGGAHRTFQLTCSKSIPGRYRFAFTKTSKLSISSSDQLRHEWVKSGIHGREIRSLSSNGRYIATGAEDTSIRIWDYQPAGEGAQADLRCVAAMKTHVTGLQKLVWLGDDYLFSSAGNEEFFVWRVRNLDSDYKGLAVVCEGVFTDKSADADLRIMDFDVCKSNNGDGIIVTMGFSNSVLRTYRYTSDSGRFELLIKGAYTGACLTQTRHLGIRNQLPVLFTASTDGHLALWRTEPDEGAQHKYVLEQVVPLHQNSIKSLDMMKSGEGYHVFTGGDDNSVGVTLLGQTSRGTGNASWTFVKRSIVRKAHAAAIAGVLLVRRGTELLGVSVSNDQRVKLWSIPGGEDGNIKFLRGGCIGVADAGDIAAVGGPESDAATVVFAGIGLEAWSLV